CAGGAACTTCAATAGCTTGAAAGATATGCAGCAAAAATTCCCAACTCACAGAGTCAAACGCCTTCATTATGTCAGCTTTAATTGCACTTCTTGGGCTAATACCTTCCCTCTTGTAAACCCCTCACCAACTCATGAGCAAGAAGAATATTTTCCCCCAATACTTCTCCCTTCTACGAAGGCAGACTGAGTTGGAGAAATAAAATCTCCTAGGAAGACTTTCAGCCTTGCTGCCAAAATCTTAGTTATACATCTATAGACCGCATTACAGCATGAAATGGGTCGATAATCAGCAATTCTCTCAGGATTTGGCACTTTAGGAATCGAGGCTACTCTAGTGCTGTTAACTTCTCCTAACAGCTTAGATTTAATAAAGAAGTCCATGACTGCAGTAGTGAAGTCTTTACCAATAATACTCCAAGCAGCCTTAAAGAAGAAGACATTAAAATCCATCTGGCCCAGGAGCCTTATCACTGTCCATGGCCCAAAGAGAGTTCTTGATTTCTTCTGTAGTAAGAAACTCCTTCTGACTTGTAGGCAATCTGTAATGGAGGAGAGGTTGCAGAATTGAGACACTTCCGCCATTGACATCTTCATTCCTTGAACCCAATGTAACACGATTATTATTAACAAGAGTCCTGATAGTGAGTGTTACCAGCAGTTCTGACTTTGGTCATCTTATGAAAAAAAGATGGTATTGTGGTCACCTAAAACTAACCACTTACTCGAGATTTTGGTCTATAAAAATGCCTCCTCAGCAAGTCTGAGATCCGAGTAATCCGTAGTCAGGTGCTTCTTCAACAGCTTCAACTtgctatataattttttttttactttttatatgACCCTCATACGTAAAATTACAGTCAcgtgtcaatttttttttttttcaaatcatgTGTATAGGTAATTAAGTGTATATgtctataaatatttatataaagagAGATATTCCTTTGTCCCGATTACCTGCTCCATATGGCTAATTATTTATGCTCTCATGCAATCACATTCGTATTATTATTACAAGGTTCCCCGGCCTTCCTTATCACTTGACAATAAGAAAGCTTATTATTTAGCGAAATCATCAGCCCATCCTGCTGAAATAAATAGTATTCGACCTAGACCTGGACGAAAGAAAAATCCGTGTCTGATCTATGTTCAACCGGCCTACTAATTAACTTCTAGAGCGTGCATCCTCTTTTGTCGGCCACTCGATATTTAAATTAGTGTGGTCGTCGCATCGCACATTGGTACAGCTCTCATGAGCAGCTGCCTCGATGAGAAGCTAGCTGTACATCATTGTTATGAAGGAAGGAAACCGATCGAGCTTAAATACTGCTTTCCAACCTCGTGCAAATCAATTCCATACAAGGGGTATTGGCAGGCAGGATTTTGATCGAAAATCatatatttgaattaaaaGTGTGTGTATACCAGCTTGGAGGTAGCCGAATATCGTTAATTTCTCCATTTTGACAGTCGTGATATGATACGATAAAACAGCCTAGTTAATCGTATTTGAAAAGGACGTGCTGTCGTGGACAACAGAAgataaaagagagaaaatgtcTTCGATCTCTGTCTGAGCTTTATGCATCAATTGTGATCTTTAAGAAGGCATTTGTAATTGTGGCACTGAGAAGTCGCCTAGCTTGTACAGGGCTAGTATATATGTCATCCCGAGTCGAGAAGCACGCAGTTGCTGGAGCTCCATCTCGAAATTAAGTTTAACAAGGCCCTGAAACTGTGATATTATTGGACATgatcaataatatttttccattATGATATAATCAAATCAGTTTGATGGTCgaaataaacaataaatttGTTAGACGCATACTGTGATCAACCTTTTGAATGGAGGATTGAGGcatcatcttttctttttatactGGAAGCGTCATTCTTGTTCTTGCCTGCCAACTATTAATTGCTTGGATATGTAATAGTGAGAATGGATATGGCGGGGATCAGAATCGGCCTACTTGTGGGGAACTCCGCGGCTATTAGACCCCGTAAGAAATCGGGACTCGTCAATAAAGAGTAATATTACGATTGAAACTGTATCCATTGTTTTGTAGCAAGCTATTATAATCTACTGAGCAACTCAACCAAGTTTTCATACTTTCTAAACAAAAATTACATAAGAAATTCATACCTCTAACTTCTAAAAGGCACCACCACCAGCCCATTCACGATTCAAACTCATAAGGCACGGCAGCCGACAGTGATGAGAGATTGGATTGAAGCCAGAAGCCGTACGTGAAATCGCTTCCCAGGAGAAGTTTGAAGTCTTGTCATCTGAAGCAAAATCAAGGGCACTGCCAAATCCCACACCGACAGGAAACAAAACATAAGCCTTGTTTATAACAGAAAACAACTACAGCCAATACCGCCGAGCTCAGCAACGCGGGCTTGTAACTCAAGTGAGGGCAATGAGGTGATGGAACATGAGTTTGATTTCATTGGGCCGGGCTCGCTGTGGCTATTAACTGGCCCGCCCGTTCCAAGctgagagttgggtcatgtgACCCGGGCGAAGGCCTGGGCTTCGTGGCCCCTAAAGCGGAGGGTATTGCGTGAGGCTGGTTTCACAGAGCAGCGAAGACCTCCCGCTCCCAGCAGTGGAAGGATAACGGGCCGGTGTCACTCGGGTCTACCATGGCCCAATGGGTCAGACTCAACTTGGACCATCACCTTTTGACCTGATCTTTTTTAACAGATTGATTTCGTGGTTACATGATAATTGTTTTTCCCAATATATATGTGCTTCTAATGTTTCGATAGACTTCTCTTCTCAATGCTCATGTGACCCGGGCGAAGGCCTGGGCTTCGTGGCCCCTAAAGCGGAGGGTATTGCGTGAGGCTGGTTTCACAGAGCAGCGAAGACCTCCCGCTCCCAGCAGTGGAAGGATAACGGGCCGGTGTCACTCGGGTCTACCATGGCCCAATGGGTCAGACTCAACTTGGACCATCACCTTTTGACCTGATCTTTTTTAACAGATTGATTTCGTGGTTACATGATAATTGTTTTTCCCAATATATATGTGCTTCTAATGTTTCGATAGACTTCTCTTCTCAATGCTCCTTTAAATAGACAGATTTTGCGTACACACATGACTAATTATTTTTCTGTGTCATACGCAATTAAGTTCCTTTTGGAATCATGGACAGGAAAATTATGCTTAGTCTGATATTAACAAATAAATTGCGTTTTGTTTTTGAATAATACATTTCATTTCTTTGTAACTTCAAAATCTCGTAAATTGGTGAAATTAGATTTTCCGAGTCAATTTAGGGGCATGAATCTTGAAAACTACTCCTAtaacccttttttttattttagcttCTTAATAATGTCTATTATCCTATGACAAGATAATCATAAAATTACATAATGTAAGCAAGGATAAAAACGTTAGCCTCATATATAAGTGTGTTCTTGATCCACCGTCATTGAGTCCACCCGCCGGTGGGAGGTGATCGGAGAAGATGCATGTGCCGCAACCCAGCCCACTCCTTTTCACCACTTCTCTCccaaattcttatttttctgggtttttttttatctgaTATTtgtaactcttttttttttctgttcatCTGCGGAGCGCGTGTCTCCTGTTAAACTTTTGACTTAGAAACTCACGggtatcttttcttttttgtctaGAAATTAACTAAGAACTAGAATAACAATAAAAACAAAGCACCCTCATTCCCTAGCTTATGTGCACAGGACATTTTTACCTCTAATTATTAGACTTCTGTGGGACATTTACTCCCTTAATTATGGAGAGAGGAAAATTTATCCCTCAGcgtttcatttttattttccttacaAATTTCTCCCACCGGCCAAAGACATCAGAACAAGCTAACACTAATCGTCGTACTACTTTTTAAGGCCAAATTGAAGTGTCGCGCACATTTTCTTTGTATATGTGCCCGGTAACATATGTTTCCAGTGAAGCCCATAAACAGGAAGAGAAGTGAATCGCAATTGGGACTTGGGAGCCTTTGTTATCACTTCAAGTGGCCATGTCTTGTAAAACCATTAACCATCGCATGGATCGAACATGATCTCCACAGTACAAGCGATATTCTCTTTCTACTTTCTCAATGGATCATACAGGATCAAGTCGTGAAATTCTCTCGGCAAACTTACAGAGGAGAACCAAAAAAGACACTCGATGCCACAACCAACAAGGACCAGTCAATTCTCGTAGTCCAATATCATGAAATTACAGATATCTTCGTAGAaatacagagagagagagagagagatatgaagaaagaaaaaccgaTGGAAATAAGGATCACGCTGCAGAATCACAACAAACCAGCAGCTTGAAGTGCCTTTTTAAATTCTTCATCACTGTTCCATGGAGCAACCTGCACACATCCCAGTCACTTAAAACTTAGTTCACAAGCAGGAAAGGTCACGCACCTCAATCAAGCAAGAGAAAGAACCTCTAGAACTTTTTCTACTACTACTACGAGCAATAAAACTCCTCGCAAACCGGAATACACATGGGCACAAGTAAAGGCAAAGATATAGATATTACCTCAACAGTCGGTGTCGCAAAGTGATTCTCGATTTTTACCATGAGCTCACAGTCCCGATCAGTACATAGCAAATTGAACACGGCACCTAGAGCATTGGCAGGAATATGCTTTAGAGTCTAGTTTAAATTTATCTTAGAAAATCAGTCTCTCTCTCACAAAGACAGCTCTCTTACGTTGGGTAagcaaaaattaagaatagaAAGGAAAATGCAACCACAGTAAAGTAAAGATATAGCACAATAACATATAAAATCTGAGGACGGGATGTGCACCTTTGCGGCCGAACCGTCCGGCTCTGCCAATTCTATGCAAGTACACCTCATAATCAGGCTCGCTGGGCGTTTCATACTTCACGGGAAGATCAtaattgatgaccaaattAACCTACATAAAGAGACCAGATGAAGGTAAGTAAGTTAAACACACCAAGAAATAAATTCTAGTTCACCTATTTTATCAGAATAAAGCAAGGAGAAGAGTTTCCATAGAGGATGTCAGGAGAAAGATTGTATTGCCTGTTGTTGGTCAAAGCCTCGGGCAAGAAGATCAGTAGATATAAGGACTTGAGTCAAACCATCCTTGAACTCCTTCACTATCTTGTCTCTATCTTCTTGCCTGAGGGCACCTTGTATAGTGGTTACTTCGTAGCCAAAGCCAACCAGCGCCTTGTGCAACATACTCGCACTGTTTCTTGTGCGCACAAATATAATTGTCTGGCCCAGTTTCTCTCCGAATTCAAAAATCCTGTCCTTGATCACAAGAACCTTTGCAAGTTCATCAGGGCAATTGACCTTATACTGCTTCACCGACTCTAAAGAGAGTTCTTCTTTCTTTACAAAGAGTTGGTTGTAGTCTTTCATTATCCTTGTTACAAAATTTTTGACGGTGTCGTTGAAGGTCGCAGAAAAGAGAAGGACCTATAGAGAAAACAATcagaattgaattgaaaatgtcATGCATGGTGTGTGCAACTACGTCCATAAGGGTAAAATCCCAAAGGACATTTTATGTGGATCACTTGAAAGTATGCTAAGGAAAAGGtcactttttaattttagtggCTGCTCCTgattagtaaaataaaaaataataaagtaaaAAGAAGCCTAACTTGAAAAGCAAACAATATCTTCTAAATCACAAGTTATTTCAACATAAAGATCCTGAGGGAGAATTCATCAATTTTCCAGAATATCTACGCATAGTTcgttggatttttttttcatcctcCAGATATGTATTTACCATAACAAATGCATTAAAATCTCAGCAAAGTGACATTGTCCTATGTAGAACTAAAAGATCCAGCATTTAACATGAGAAAATTACTTTCTATATTACCAAATTTTGTGTCTCTGATATGTGCACATCTAAAATCTTTTGGCAAACCAGCTGATCTCTTACCTGGCACTTGGAATTAACTCGCTCGATATCCTTCATAATCCTTAGTGAATCATCCTTAAAGCCATCCTGCAAGTACAAACCCAGCAAATCTTATTAAGATGTAGAGTAAGCGGATAGTTCAAATAGAAGAATAACGTTTAAATGTTCCCATGCCCCAGAacatattttgatatttttcacCTTTCTTTCAGCCACATTGCAACTCTTGGAGGGCCTTTTTGCCCAGTTCATCCAAGCAAGTATTACTATTTCCAATACACGgggcataaaaaaaaaaaatcgcacATACAAAATGatataacaataaaaattacCTCAGCCAACATATGGTCGGCTTCATCAAAAACGAGGATCTTTATAAAAGTGCCACTTAATTTCTTTGCCGACATCCATTTCTTTATAGTGCCAGGAGTCCCTATCACAACTTGTGCTGTAACCGGTGGTCGTTTTGTAATAGGCAGGTAATTAGAGCTGTCCATTGGCACAGCAGCCTCCGAGGTTATCCCTGTATACTTGCCCATCTTTTGCAATACTTCCATATTCTGCAACAGTTGAACTAGTACATTTGTAACTGAACATGTTTTTAAAATGATACTGAGTTGTGAATACAGAGCAGTCTAAGGTTGTATCTACTCTTCTCACCGTGACACAGAGATATAAATCGATTGGCAGCATAAGGTTGTATTGATCAAACTAGCATATTATAAACAAGTAACTTCAAACGAATGTGCCCTCAAGGCAATGTACTCTCGGCTTTTTGAGAGCTCAATTTCAGTTTGACATGGTTTACATCCTTCATATTGAGGAAATTCCTAGATGCCAATAAAAATGGGGaaactttgcatccggttttTATACGTTAtggtctttttcttttttcatctGTTGCAATGGAGAAGATCACAGATTCAGCAAGAAGTCCCAGAGACAGACTGCTAAATgcatttaatttcatttctttcccAAGTTTTGGATACTAGACCTAAATCAATCATGAAGCACATGAAGATACCGTTTAAGAAAATACAGACCAACAAGATAGTAAGTCACCTGAATAGCCAATTCTCTGGTCGGACAAATGCAGAGTGCCTGAGGAGCATTTAGGGTTGGATCAACACGGCTCAGCATCCCAAGCACAAAACAAGTAGTCTTGCCAGAACCATTATGAGCTTGAGCAATCAAATTTTTGTAAGGAGATGTCAAGATCATAGGCAAACTGATGGCTTGAATTTTGCTGGGCTTCTGGAACTTCATGTCAACATAGAGACCCTTGAGCAGCTCCGGGGATAGATTCAAGTCCTCAAAAGTACTGGCCGAAGTGTACGGCGTATCACCCAATGTAACCTTCatttaaaagaatatatatgaacAATCAAGGAAGAAAATAAACGCCAACCCTCCATAGCATTCGACTTCGCTTCCGAGAATTGTAAGCTTGCATCAGTGTTTCCCTACCTGGAATTCTAATTACCAAAAGGCTATTCCGGATCATCTATCTTCCCTACATCAGCTTTCTATTATACACCTAAACCTCGAAGTTACTTCAGTGTAGACAACCCTTATCTAGTTCCAATGAAATTACAGCATAATAAACTGTTCCCAGACATAGACGTGCTTCAGCTGATGAAGAGcagttttctctccaatccggcCTATCTACCCTAACTCAACCAACCTCACAAGAGAGAACGGGGGAGGAGGAAACGGCAGAGATATAGGATCGTACAGCTTTGATGTTAGAGTCCTCAGGTTCGTCGAGGAACTTGTTGATCTTCTTCTGTTCGCCGATGGTCAGAGACTCAACATCGAGCTCCGCCGCAGCCTTACCTTCGGAGTTGGAAGGCGCGccctgctcctcctcctcttcctcggCTTCGTCGCCCCACAACCGCTTCTGCTCCGGCGCGGCCGCCTTGCTCTCCGCCGGCGCTGGGTTGGCGGCAGACCGGGCGGCGCCATCGGCCGCGGCAGCCGTGGAGTCCGACATATCGAGCTAGGCAGCGAAGGATCGGTTCTCGGATTCGGAATCAAGAGCTCACCAGACAAATTCTCAGATTCACCGGCCGGGGTTTCAAAGAGCAAAAGCTTCAGTCCACTCTTCTAGTTCTATATGCGTTTGTTTCAGTGAGGCGGTTCGGTTCTGATCTGCCAACTCCAATTTGGTTCTTCTTGGGCCGCGTTGAGTTGACTTGATAACATGGCCCAAAACCGGCCCAGTGGATCAGTAACGAAGATGGACCAGAGTCAACGGGGGTGAATTGACAGTTATATCCTCGCCTCCCCcaccctctcctcctcctcctagCTTCGGAGCGGCCATTTTCAGAACTCTCGCTGAAGATCAGAAATTCAACCGTTTCCGGGGAAAGGGATCCAATTCGCTCCAACAGACGATCGAAAATGGTAATCTTTCAAAGCTCAGTCTTGTAATCATCCGACCAACTTATGTTTTTCTTCGCCGTGGTGCGCGACCTTATGGAAAGTCTCATGAATTGCGATTCAGGTTTGCGTTGCTTGTTTGCTTCCGCTCTTCATGCTCCCAATCGTCAGCATAATTCCAATACTGTTCGATCTCATCATGGTAAGAGATCCCTCCGGCTCGCGGATTACTTGATTTCTGGCAATTCAACTGGCGTTTATCTTGGTTCTGCTGCTTCTGGTGCCGTGCTCGATCGATGTGAAAAATCTCGGTGAAGGGAAATTGCTGCTTGAATATGAAATTCATCGGAGCAGTTAGGTTTGAATGGGgttgttttattttcagtGAGAAAGTTTTGGTTTTTAATTGCAGGCGAAGGTGTATAGACTTTTTGGCTGGGAGTATAGGAAACCTGAGAGGGCTCCTCCGGCATGCCCCTATAAACCGGCAGCCAACAAGGATGTCAAGGTGAGTTCAGAATAGAACTTGACTATTTTCGATGCAGTTGGTGCTGCTTTGTTTGACATGAATCGGCTCGGTCATGTTCGTTCCTCGGGATTTGTAAAATGCTAATGAGGTTGATTGTTAGTTTGCATTTTGATTGAGAATTAGTTGTCAGTTTTCATAATTGTTGGATTCTAGGTTCCTTTAGCCTTTTCCCGAGGCCTCGTATATTTAATACCTTACATATGCAGCAGGCAGCATTTTGAGTGAAGCTATAAGATGTTCTCTAAATGCTTAGCTGTGTTTACGGTTTTTTTGTATTTGCATGCTCCTTTTTAAGGTCTGGCATAGATTTTTAAGAAGCATTTCTTCGGAACAGCATGTCTTTGTTGCTTGATTAGCATTATCAACTGCTCAGTGAAGAAGTGTCAGGATCAGTAGTTGATCCCTCTCCTTAGATGCTCGACCCGCTGGGACATATACAGAATACTGCTTGCACACTACTGATAGCTGCACTGAACAGAAAATATCAGCATAATTGTAGGGTTTTAAAATGTATATGTGCAACTTTGTAGTTGACTTGATTTACAGCTTATTCCACATGAGTTTTCCTGCATTCCTAACtattttttgtacttttctgTCCATCATGGGTCTGGATGTGATGTTTCCCCCCTCTTGGCATGGCTGAGCACTTCGGAGTTGCTTTCTTACGTTAAAAACTTATTTACATTGATAGTCTTTATTGTTAGCCTCTCTCCAACTTATTGTTGTTACAATTTAagtaattttctcattttgagtttctttcttctttcttgctCTGTGTTTGTCCCAAGAAGCGTGTCAATCATTGGATcaaatgctttttttttctttttttttttctggtacCATTTTTCTATAGCCAAAATACATAATAGAAAATACTTTCATAGATGGGTCATAATTTATCACAGAAACAATTCTCCTGGTGCTGATAGTGCCATAATTTCCATCCTTAAGGTGATAAGGATCGGGTCAATCCATGTTTCTAGGACCATTCCTAACTCTTTCTTGCTCTTATAGCCATTAGGTATCTAAAGAGCAGTAGAACTTTCTGGCGCTGAAGTAAAAAACgaacttgagtttttatatCTGCCATTACCCTCTTTAGTCTTTAGAAAAATGAATCGGTCAGTTTGTTTATTTGGACTTGGGAAAATCTGAAATAGAGTTATGCTCGACAATAATCCTGCGAAAATGAAATTCATGTTTATCACTGTCTTTGCTCGTCTATTTGTTCTGTTCTTAGTAATATTTTGTCTTCTTACTGTTGTAGTTTATCGCCTATAGGCGCTCCCTTGATCACATAATATATTCGTCAAAGAATTTTCTGCTGAAGTTAATGCCATTGTCCTTTGTATTTGCAGGTAGGTGCAGAAACTAATTCATCTGTTCCAGAATCTGTCACGAAATCTTCGGAAGCAGCAGATGAGAAGAATTTACTGAAGACTGAATAAGAAACATCAACCGGAAGAGGGTCTAGAAAACATAATACTAGCTTCTATCTGCTTATCTGATGTAACCGACTTCGAACCCGAGGATTGCCTCGGTGCTTGGTAAAGAGAAACCGATAGAGTCTGTACGCAGAAGCTCGTTTCACGGGTCTCTGAAATCGTATTTTTTGAGAATGAGTCTGCGaaatagaaactcatcagtttgATCTGAATCTGTAAGTTTTAGAAAAAGTTGTCTTTCTTGTCCATATTTTCGTGGTGATATATGCTTTTATCTAAGACAGTGAATCTCCGGCGAGATTCTGTGGGGGCCCATAGAGCGATCTTTACAATAATTTTCAACTAAATTATtgtcaacattttttttttctttaattagatGACTGGGCACTTTATGTAGAAAATTCTTCGCTTTGGAACACCAAATGTGCTTTTCACCGACGACGGGCAACACATTGTTGGGCCTAACCAAAAGGTAAGAGGAGCCTTACTTCAATTTCGTGTGGAGTTGGATCGAGATGATTAGTCAATTATACTTCCAATACCATACGAAGACATGCTTAATTAAAAGGCAAATTAAGA
The sequence above is drawn from the Punica granatum isolate Tunisia-2019 chromosome 5, ASM765513v2, whole genome shotgun sequence genome and encodes:
- the LOC116208077 gene encoding DEAD-box ATP-dependent RNA helicase 38, giving the protein MSDSTAAAADGAARSAANPAPAESKAAAPEQKRLWGDEAEEEEEEQGAPSNSEGKAAAELDVESLTIGEQKKINKFLDEPEDSNIKAVTLGDTPYTSASTFEDLNLSPELLKGLYVDMKFQKPSKIQAISLPMILTSPYKNLIAQAHNGSGKTTCFVLGMLSRVDPTLNAPQALCICPTRELAIQNMEVLQKMGKYTGITSEAAVPMDSSNYLPITKRPPVTAQVVIGTPGTIKKWMSAKKLSGTFIKILVFDEADHMLAEDGFKDDSLRIMKDIERVNSKCQVLLFSATFNDTVKNFVTRIMKDYNQLFVKKEELSLESVKQYKVNCPDELAKVLVIKDRIFEFGEKLGQTIIFVRTRNSASMLHKALVGFGYEVTTIQGALRQEDRDKIVKEFKDGLTQVLISTDLLARGFDQQQVNLVINYDLPVKYETPSEPDYEVYLHRIGRAGRFGRKGAVFNLLCTDRDCELMVKIENHFATPTVEVAPWNSDEEFKKALQAAGLL
- the LOC116208078 gene encoding uncharacterized protein LOC116208078; the encoded protein is MVCVACLLPLFMLPIVSIIPILFDLIMAKVYRLFGWEYRKPERAPPACPYKPAANKDVKVGAETNSSVPESVTKSSEAADEKNLLKTE